From Solanum stenotomum isolate F172 chromosome 2, ASM1918654v1, whole genome shotgun sequence:
acAACATGGAGTCCATGGGTGCCTAAAATAGTTAAATTTGATTAGTAGTGGTGTCCTCCCTCagcttcttttttctctttcttggCATCTTTTTTCTGATGATGTTCATGGAATGCAAATCCACCAGCACCAACTGCAGCTACTGCTGCAATCTCTTCCTCTATCTTGTGTTTGTGTGCATTCTCTGGGTCCTTCTTTGCCTTGTGCTTCTCATGCTATATATTTATTCAACCACAAACAGAGTAAGATATTAAAGAAGACTTGTAacgtataaaaaaaatatcatagtATATCGACTATAGAATATATGTTATTATCTACGTACCAAGGCAAAAGCACCAGCAGCAACAGCTCCAAGTTCACCGATCTTCTCGAGATGGCTGTGGTGCTTCACTTCTTTTTCATAATCAACTGGTCCAACCTCTTCCTCCTTGTTCTTGTGGTGGAACAAATGGTGATGGTGTTTCTCTTCAGCCATATTATATTGCTTCTCTAAATTAATGTCAATTTACAAATGGTTGATAATTGATATTTTGATCTCCAGAATGTCCTTTATTTATAGCTGATTAGTTGTATAGACAATGTCCAAAAATATTAGCTAACGTGAGTGATGAGAAAATGTTGTGAAAGGGATTTCTATATTAGGTGGAACCTTCAAttcttatgatatttttatatagtataatttgATTTCATCTGgatgtaaatattattaattaattacttactTGTGTGAGCGTTAGaaatttcaaacaattatttataGTTTATTTCGAACTAAGTGAGGTTTTGCCTGGTGGATGTTATAACTGTGAAATGTTAGATTGAAAATTTCCTTGCGTTTACCTAAATCAGAAAACAGATAACATGTGGTTCGGCATTTCATtttcaaacctttttttttttttttgtgtacgtGTAGAAGAAGAGCTGgaatttagaaagaaaaaaaataagggaaaaaggaaaagaaaagtgCATTTTCTAATGACTAACGCCTAATATAAACATatatgataaaagaaaaaaattaagaaaaactaGGTAACTAAGCAAACATAAACATAGCtacaatttatatatacataaataatctggcatacttttaaaaaattgtctaACATAGCTATACTTAGGATTTTATAGCAAATTTTTCCGCCCTCTTCCTTTGATCGCTCGTCTCTCTTCCCCTCTCCCTTTCTCGCTCTGCTCTCTATCCCTCTCAACAATTAATATCTTGACATGACATAcgttttctttaataaaaattaatacttGGACCTAAACCAACATACCCTAGATAAACGTGAGTTCTTGACTTTACTTACTTCATTCTTAAGCATTGGGGATTTGCTTTCTTTACTAAACTACTACTAAAAATAGAATTAACATTTGTGATCACACTCATAACTGATTTATTTAGCAGGGACTAATCTTCTCatctaattaaagattaaattcCACTTAACCTATTAAATGACACAATGAACCCCTGGCATCTCAAATCAATGGCCAAAAATGAATTGTGTCATTGCATTTATTCAGTACACTATGTCAAAAAAGGTACTACTATGCAAAGTTAAGTGGCATGGAATGCCCAGAAAATGAGTTTagatttcattctttttatcaTGTAGCCAACACCTTAAATACTGTTAGACACACAATTGGGATTTGTAGGCAACCAATGGCTTAAGTTAACTGTTTAGAATACCTTCGACACTAAGAAGACTTTCAACTTTAGACATGAGTGGCGAATTAGGACCAAAACATACATTTGACAGAAAAGCTCCATAGATTAAGCAGTGAATACAAAGCAGGAACAATTTTACCCGTATCTCGTTGTGattatcttcttcttccaaTCCAGAATCTGTTTTGTCTGCACTAGGACTTGTTGCATGAGTTGCAAAGTGACTAAAAGATGGCATCCTACTCCCACCAAAGCCATCTAAAGTTAATGGGATCTTCAACTACTTTCAAGTAACCACCTACCTCTGTGAGGAAATCCCAGATTTTTGGTGTTGTATCGGTAACACAACTCAAAAATTGGCTAGTTACATCAGCAAATTCTGCATTTTCATCATGACAATCTGCAAATTTATATCTAAACCTATCAAGCAGTGAGCATTTGCCACAAATTTGATATGACGAAAATGAAAATTCCTCAATGTGTCTTCCCATTGAAAGTAACTTCCACATGGAGCTTCTGACAAGACTTAGTAGAGTCTCACCAGCAGTCGTCCAAAAATTTGACACAGGCACAATGAGAGAAGACTCAGATTCTAATAAATGCTGGGTGGCACCTGCAAGCAACAAGGCATATGCTGCACTCGTTGTACTCATATTAAAAGCTTCAGTTTGATGTTCATCACCTTCGGGGTCTAGGGCCAGCAGTTCACTTACAGAGACTTTATATGCAGAAGCAAGTGTCATGTAGGCATGCAAAGAGACATGGTGAAGAGGGTGTAATCTGAAGAGCTGATGTAATTTTTCTCCATTAGGCATTAGAAATACGTTAACATGATCTAGAGTAAGCAGGATCTCGAGTTTTTCACAACAACTCTTGGGGTCATTACATGACAGGAAGTCATCTATAGCGTCATTCAAGCAATCCATCAGCTTCGGTTATCACATTCTTCTATTGTTATTGCTCCTTGTTTTCTGAAACTTTGTaatatttttcctattatttGATATGTCCTATTACttctgtatttttttcttttttttgactGCTTTGATGTGCGTTTCTCGAGTCGAGGGTCTTTCAAAAACAGtgtctctacctccacgaggtagggtAAAGGTATGCATACACTTTACCCTCTCCAGAACCCACCTATGGGATTACACcaagtatgttgttgttgctattgATGATAAACACCTTGATAGGTTCTTAGTCTATTGGTCCAATCCTAGATGTATCTTCATGTCTTAGCAGATATTGGGAATTTTAAAAACCTTAACAAATTTTAGAGTTGAATATAAATTGCTGTTTTTGCAAGTTATTTCAACAGTTACTCCATTCAAGTCTCGACCTACCAGGGTTTAACACCTTAGTTTCTTTGAAACAACATTTATAAGTCACCTCTCATCTGCATGATCATCAAACTTTCATCTGTCTATCAACTGTGGGCTAATCCTTTCACAATCTAACTGCATTCTGATTGCCATCACAATTTGATGTCAGACCAAATTTAAGGAGATTAAAAGACAATATGCTGAAACAGCAATGGCAGTAAAGTCAAAGTAATGAATGAAAGAAACCTCCAAATTACAACTATTTCATTGTCAATTACCAAAAATAGatcataataaaagaaaaaatgctCCAATTACTAGATTACCCACTACAACTCGAATTAACAGGAATATGCTGTAGTTactaaacataaaatttataagGTATAAATAATCAAAGGGGTGAAATTGGAATCATTTTAAGTAAGAGCCTACAGTTGGACGAACATGATGGTTTTACAATTTGACTGTACATCACTTATGCATACCCTTCTAACCAATGTTCTCAACCCATATGCTCTTACCTGCAGATGATGATCTATATAAGTCGTAGGCATTACTCTACATCGTTTACAGCAGCAACTGAACCCGTGCTTCGACCCCAACTCTGATTGCCCCATCACCTGGAAGACAAGTTAAGTTACATGAGAAAGGAATTAGATTTCACATGAACTGGAACTGATTGAGTTAgaacctttttttcttttgaaatttaacTTGTTTAACATAGGACatcattaaaaataacttgCAGAACGTAGCTGTCATCATCACTATATACTGGATTTGAAAATGAAGAACAATTCTGGTAAACAATCTAAGCAACAACTCAAATATACCTAATTGATAACGTTACACTGATATTATCCATAGCTTAAACAAGCATTGGAACCAGCATTTTGTTCTGTCATAGAAAAAGTATCTAAACTGGCACTTGATTCATAGTTCATACGTGAGTCAGAAGGGTCTCCATCAAGAAACGTTTGAGaagaaacacaacaacaacatacccaatgaaatcccacaaagtggtctggggagggtagagtataTTCAGACCTTACCACTATCTCATGAAGGTAGAGAAGCTGTTTTTGAAACACCATCAACTCAAGTGCATCAAACtcaagtaaaagaagaagaaaacgatGGAGAAAGCATAGTGGTTAATAAGAAAAGCAGTGTAAAGTCTACCAGAGAGCAACAATAACAACAGCAAAATAGTGTGATAATCGAAatacaataaacaacatatgGATCCCTccgggtgctcgagcaccctcCTTCTCGTTGGTTTGCCGTTTTGGTAATAACAAGCGTATGTGAAGGTATATTTGTTCCTCCTCCTTTTTTTCTTGAACTAATCCAAAAAATTCTGATTGACTATTGCAttgaattggaaaaaaaaataacgcTCTTGTTGAGGAATTTTAGCTTGCAATTACGCTCTTTTATTTGATATAAGTTCATGTTAAAAATAGTGAGCACCCATAGCTGTAAAATCCTGGATCCACCACGAAGAACTACAAGGGTACTACTAGTCCTATGACAGACACTAAACCTATGCAAGGCAAGAAACCACTCTACCCCTACTTTCTACCCTAATATGCGACCTTCACTCCTTCGTATCTATAGTCATGTCCCCGGTAATATGAAGTTGCGCAGTGTCCTTCAAAAGATTGAGAACAAGTGTACGTTAGGCTGTAACAAGTCAGTGTATGTAATCAACACTTCTTCACTTTTGTTGATGCCCTTTATACTTCTAAGGATAATCTTCGGACCACATGTTTCACTTCCACCTATAGCCACTAAAAGAATCGAAAAAGCAGAAATTAAATCACATTTGCTTTCTATCAAGATTACCAAAAAGATCACAACTTTGGAAATTAAATGCAGAAGAACATTACCAATCACTGACATGGATTTCTGAAGTTCAGGATTACTACTAATTGATTCACTTTCAATGCCAGCAGCACCAGTCTATGTAGCTGCTGGAAATATCCTACACTCCGATATTCCTCCAGAATCTGATGCTGTACAAAACCTGTAAGAAGCATTAGGTGGGCAGCTATGATTGACCCATGAAAACGGTACATCATAAACACCCACCCCTAAACTTCTCCCATCCTTGTCATGCACTTCCACTGCATTCGTCAGCACTAAGCAGAGCACTGCAGCTTCCACAGTATACTCTCCGCTGGTCTCCAAACCAACACACATTCTTCTTGAAGCTGCCAAAGCCTTTGCCCCATCACGAATTCTTCCAGAaagatcatcatcatcattataaTTTAAGTGTTCGTCCAAGAATAGTACTTTCCTGAAATTCGTCATCAACCCACCAATTCTTTCCAAATTTAATAAAGACCCATTTGATTCTTGGATGAGATGAAGCGTTTGGAAGCGGTGGAGGAGGCGGAGGGAGAGACGAAGGTCGGTGGAGGTAGGGAAATTGGTGTAAAGGGGTTGAGGAAAGAGGTGAAAGAAGTGGAATTCTGAAGAGGAGAAGTGAATAAGGGAGTCGAGAGAAGAGCATTGAAGGGAACAGTAGCGAATGAAGTGATTTGAGTTGGGATTTTTAGGGGAGAAGAAGGGAGGATAGTGAAGGGAAGGAGGAGGAGGGAGAGGAGTAAAGCAAGAAGAGCAGTGAGAGAGGAGTGTAGAATGGTGGAGGGAAAGAGAAAGTGGTGGGATTGGAGGAGTGAGGTCTTGGCCTATTGGAATGGCTTCTTTTGCTCTCATCTCCATTTTTCAccttctatttctattcctttCTGTTGGTGTTGGATGGTAAAAGGGTAAATGAGCAAATATACTTCTCGTCTCCGAAAATCTTAGTAACTAAATTGGTTGATTATCtaaatttttaagattttggtGAGAGTTCGATTTCTtaaatcaacatttgttttcAGACATTTTCATATTGGTTTTGGTTTTCAGAAAGAAAAGTCTGCTACTTAGTTTAGATGCTATCATTATTAGTTTTTTGGTTTCTAAAAACTCTTCCAAATGAAGCAAGTATATACAATGCAAATGCTTATATCTGGTGAATGGTTAATACATTGAACATCAGCTGATCAAAGTTTGTCATCCTGTGAAAAATTTAAGTCATAACatttaaaaggagaaaagatTGAAGCAGTTAGGCCAAATGGATTAACCATTTTACACATGTATCTAATCAATTTCCTTTGCAAATACAGTGAAGTGAGAAACTGGAGGCTTCCACAGAACACGATCTTTGAAACTTAAACACGAATAACTTCAAAACGATGATCCAAGCAACTAGAAAGGCAGCACGCCAAGACTACTGCTTTACTTCCAGTGCAGATTCTATGCATTGCATCAATGCCCTCCTGAAACAAGacattaaggggtcgtttggtagagtgtataagaataatgttgaatatgatgtattagtaatgcatgcattagtaatgcaagcattagtaatgcttgcattatttcttatacattatttggtttgatgtattgaAAATAGCAAGTTTTGtataaagactattaaaaaaatatttgtttacaaaaatacccccacattcttttacaaaaataataataataataatNNNNNNNNNNNNNNNNNNNNNNNNNNNNNNNNNNNNNNNNNNNNNNNNNNNNNNNNNNNNNNNNNNNNNNNNNNNNNNNNNNNNNNNNNNNNNNNNNNNNNNNNNNNNNNNNNNNNNNNNNNNNNNNNNNNNNNNNNNNNNNNNNNNNNNNNNNNNNNNNNNNNNNNNNNNNNNNNNNNNNNNNNNNNNNNNNNNNNNNNNNNNNNNNNNNNNNNNNNNNNNNNNNNNNNNNNNNNNNNNNNNNNNNNNNNNNNNNNNNNNATTATTATTAgagggtagttttgtcattagttaatctaatgcatgcattaaaaccattgcattgctaatacctagaaatcaatggtattagcaatacacaccttaatacacaatagagtgtataactaatgcaagcattagttatacataggttggaaaagagtaccaaacaaggtactagtaatacacacTGCTAATGCATgcgttatttttcctaatacactctaccaaacgacccctaaagcAGTTACATACACACAAGATACACTTGAGCTAAATACtaaatcaactagaaaatttgcaacaaaaagaaaatccaCCAAACCCTCAAGTCCAGGGGCGGAGCTAGGTAGGACCGAGGGATTCATACTAACCCCCTTCGACGGAAAGTTACACCGTTTATAcctggttaaaattattttttatgtatattagtAGATGCTGGACCCCCTTTGATTTTTTCATGTGTAAACTTTTTCGTATTTTGAAACCCTTAAAGAAAATTTTGGCTCCACAATTACTCAGGTCTTGTTGCTGATGTGCCTGTCTTGAaattttctcatattcatatatCCAGTTTAGTCCCtcaaagtggggtctggggaggacGCAgaccttacctttacctcaagAGTAGAAAGTGAACTGATTATCATTTTTCTCGCTCAAATAATATCTTAAAAGCTATATACACTTTCAAAGGTCCCCGCCCGGTGCAGTTTTTTGTTTCTTGATTGTTTTCAATCAGCTATTTGATCATTTCTTTTCCCTACTAGTTACTACCAAAATCATTCAAAAAGATGTTCTGGTAGCTTTGACATGAATACTATTGAAAAAACAACATGAAAACAAGTAAAATAACAAGGTCTATTCCACTTACAAAGCGATCACAAACGTCTCCATCCTTGAACAATATGAAGGTTGGCAGTGCCTGTATTTTGTACTTATCTGCGAGGGCTGGGTACTTCTCTGTATCAATTTTCACCACTTGAATTTTATCTTTCATCGATTCACCAACTTCGTGTAGAATAGGAACCATGAACTGGCAAGGACCACACTTGCAATCCAGATTTTAGAGTAATTCTTACATGATTTGGTCGTATTATTGAGAAATGCAAGTAATATGGAAAATCCTCTCATTATTAGGTCAATAGAAACAGTAGCGAAGCTTTTGACCCCACATGCGACTTCAAACAAAGAACTTAAGATTGAGACAAATAGCTATATCCACTTAGCAATACTGTAAGCATTCATGTTCTTCTACTTTTGATGTAAAGAAAGTTTGAAGGCTGCCAAGGAGAGTTCAGCGTACCAGGTAGCATAGAAGTCAACCAATAATGGTTTCTCAGAGTTTTCCAACATATCTTCAAAGGAAGAAAATGTTTGCTTCTTTACTTCAACCTAATTATACAGATACAATTTAATCAATCTAAGCAATTaccatcatttttttaaaaagcaaaaACTTAGAATGCAATATTTTCAAAGAGTACATAACGGGCAAAGGTCAGCAGATTTGAGATAATGATGTCAGTGAGGGATaaaatcaaaaattgatttaaatcaAGATAATGCAACTCAGCAGCTCAGGCTGATTACATTGCTATACAAATAGACATCTAGTTGTAATAGAAAATGAAGCATTCAACAAGAAGGCACTgaataaatagaaaaaacagGTGTCTAAAGTCCTCCAAGAGCATATTGCTAATGAAGAACAACGACCTTGCATCAGATTATAGCCAGTgaataaaaaaagtatattttgttCTCTGACAGTTTACATCTACTGCAATTTGTTAATTACTTGGTGAGATAGTATTCTCTCAACTTTTGTATGAAACAAAAGAGTGGCTCACTTTCCACACAAATAAGTATACTAATTTGTATCCAACAAAAAAGAATATAGTTCATTTCACCCTTTCCTGATTTATACAACATCTATTTTGGAGGATCCTAAAATATCTGACACGCTTCTACAAATATACAGTGAATCTGATTCTACTCTCATGTCTTTCGAAAATTAAAAGTTCACCTTTAGAAAATGGTGTAATTAATATTTTCCCCTTTGCACTAGCTTATCAATTACTGTAGTTGTTTCTTCTTTATACTTAACAAGACAATGATATTTTGAGGACTTGTCAATAAGCAGAAGTGACGATTATACTCATTTTCGTGTTTCCAAGCAGTGTAAATTCAGGCTTCAGCATATACAAAACTTCACGtgagagaatttttttattatgccAGGTTTAGTCTATCTGTTACTCTAAAATAACAAAAGCCTGAGCTGAATAATGAAATAGACGGAGGAATGTCTGCAATATCTGCCCTTATTTGCTAATGCTGCAGGGATCCTCACGGCTTGTACACGAATTCAAGTAAAACATAATCTTGATTTCTTTATCTAATAGTTTGATATTAAGTACAAATAAAAACTCAAAGAGAAGAATAAACAACAGGTCACATCTTTACTAAAACTATTACAATTTCACCCTCTTCTGTTCTTCAACAAGGTGTTGGGAAGGTTACTGTAGGTATAATCACTCCATACAAACTGCAACTTAAATGCCTCCAAAGGGAGTTCGGGGATGTTTTAAATTCTGAAGAAGGAAAGGACATTTACATAAATACTGTGGATGCTTTCCAAGGTCAAGAGCGTGATGTTATTATAATGTCATGTGTGTATGCCTCAGGTCATGGGATTGGGTTTGTTGCAGATATTCGGCGAATGAACGTTGCTCTTATTCGTGCAAGACGAGCTCTCTGGGTATGTTACTTCGGTCTCTGTTTATGTGCATAATGCTACACTCATGATATATACATGCAAACGGCAACATATGAGTCAATATTAACTTTAATCTTTATTGTTCTCTTAACAGGTAATGGGTAATGCCAATGCTCTGGTGCAATCAGAAGATTGGGCTGCATTGATTGCTAATGCCAAAACCATAAAATGTTACATGGACATGGATACTTTGCCTAATGACTTCTTGCTACCCAATGTAGCTTCTCATGTTCCTCCTCCGACCAATATGTCTAATAATCGAGGTTTAAGATCTGGGTTACGACATAGAATATATGATCCACATATGGAGTCCAGGTCAGGAACACCTTCAGAAGATGATGAAAAGCCAAATGCATTACATGTAAGAATGGAAGTTATAGGCCTCCTAAGCTAAGACAACACTGGACAATTCGTTGAATGATTTTGATCACCCTGCTGATAGATCTAGAGTTGCCTGGCAAAATGATATACAGAGGAGGCAAAATACAACTGGAATTGGGAGAAGAGACCTGTAGTTGGTGTCCATGAAAATGTGCCACATATCACAGGGACCAATCATTTTTGTTCCTGATGTTGCCTTTGCTCCTGGCTAGGAGATTGGTTGATGGCACAGCTACGCAGGTTGATCTTATGTGCAACATGGTTTGGTATAAAGTAGTCCTTGGTGATGCAAGAATGGAAGGCTATATGGAAGTAAGGAAgctatttttttcttctgaagACTTTGCTCCTGGCTTGGACAGAGGTTGATAACACAGCTGGTCAAGCAGATGATTTCGTGTTCAGAATATTGTTTGACAAAAGAATTCTTGTCAATGAAGAGAACGGGTGGGTATGTCAGAAAGGAAGAGATCCTGGTTGATTATGGTGGGTATTGTTAGAAGCTTTAACCAGTTAATGGGACTTTGAGCATGGGAGCTCAGTCATGCCTGAAGTTCTTTTGCTGACAGATTATAATGGCAAATGTTTGAAATAAATGATGTTAGTATATGCTTGCTTGGGTTGGGATGAGAAGAAAAAAGCTTAACCTCAGCAAGTAATCTTGAATATACAGCCATTCGGCTGGAATATACTGGCTTTAAAGCCTTGACAAGACAACTAGTCCATGAAAGAAGCCCAGGACAGAGAGAGAACTAAACTTGGCCATGTGGGGAAATTGTTCCAGAAAGTTACAAACTCTGATTATGAACAAGTCACAGAAACACATAAACTGACTGAGTAGAGTCCCAAATGTTGATATGGAGGGATGTTAGGGATGCATTGGAAGTcattaatttaagtatttaattatatttttagttgctttatttattattctagaataaGGTTTAGTTTTAGACTTTCATAAGGATTAAGTTAAGTTCTAGTTATTAGTTTGGAATAGGATTTAGGTCTCCTACTTTCATAAGAattagacttcttattgatgtaataaGACTCCAATTTAAAGGGGCTTTTGATGAATTAATCGATAAGtcataattaagcaaaaaaCAAGAGATCGGAGTTCTCACTTCTattgaactctaaggtttcTGTCTCCCTTTAAAGAGCTGAAGAGATCGTAGTTCTCTCTTTTAATGAACTCTAAGGTTTCAACCTCCCTTTAACGAGCTTATTTATATATCGCCCTGTGAATCGATCCTTCTCTAAAGATTCATAACAATTTAGTATCAGAGCCTAACCCTTGAAGATTCATAACAATTTGGTATCATAGCCTAACACAATGGGCGATGAGATCAATTCCAGATTTAGAGAAGAACGTGTCATTACAAAAACCCTAATAGACTCTAAAATTTCAGCAATGG
This genomic window contains:
- the LOC125855678 gene encoding uncharacterized ATP-dependent helicase C29A10.10c-like translates to MSCVYASGHGIGFVADIRRMNVALIRARRALWVMGNANALVQSEDWAALIANAKTIKCYMDMDTLPNDFLLPNVASHVPPPTNMSNNRGLRSGLRHRIYDPHMESRSGTPSEDDEKPNALHRRQNTTGIGRRDLRLVDGTATQVDLMCNMVWYKVVLGDARMEGYMEVDNTAGQADDFVFRILFDKRILVNEENGWVCQKGRDPG
- the LOC125854430 gene encoding abscisic stress-ripening protein 2 — its product is MAEEKHHHHLFHHKNKEEEVGPVDYEKEVKHHSHLEKIGELGAVAAGAFALHEKHKAKKDPENAHKHKIEEEIAAVAAVGAGGFAFHEHHQKKDAKKEKKEAEGGHHY